Within the Chromobacterium paludis genome, the region GGCCATTGCGTTTTTGCGACTCGCAATACAAGTGGACGGAAACGCTGTTAGCGGTCAGCAGATAGCTGCCTTGCGGCACAAAGCGGTTGTTCATAAACCCTCCAAAATGAGCGGACTTTGACTGTTTAACAAGATGCTGCCCGGCGTGGTTGTTTTTCCAGTATCGGGTGCCACTTGAATGTAGTTGATTGGTTTTTTATTGCTCTGATCCAAAGGCGGGTTGCCTGCCTTGCCTGCTTGTGCTTGATCGAGAGCAAGCGCTTGCAAAGACAATTCCACGTCAAGATTTCATCCAGTCCATTTCGTGTAGAATGGCCCCATCGTTAACCCTTTGATGGATGAGTCAAAGATGTTCGCTGCTGACCAGACGATCGCCAAATTCGACCCCGAACTCGCCGCCGCCATTGCCGCGGAATGCCAACGCCAGGAAGATCACATCGAGCTGATCGCCTCGGAAAACTACACCAGCCCGGCCGTCATGGAAGCCCAAGGCTCCCAGCTGACCAACAAGTACGCCGAAGGTTACCCGGGCAAGCGCTTCTACGGCGGTTGTGAGCATGTGGACGTCGTTGAGCAATTGGCCATCGACCGCGTCAAGCAGCTGTTCGGCGCGGAATACGCCAACGTCCAGCCGCACTCCGGCTCCCAGGCCAATCAGGCGGTGTACTTCTCCATCCTGAAGCCGGGCGACACGGTGATGGGCATGAATCTGGGCCACGGCGGCCACCTGACCCACGGCTCCCCGGCCAACCTGTCCGGCAAGATGTTCAACATCGTCGCCTACGGCCTGAACGACAAGGAAGAAATCGACTACGACGACATGGAGCGCGTGGCGATGGAAACCAAGCCCAAGCTGATCATCGGCGGCGCATCCGCCTACGCCTTGCGCTTCGACTTCGAGCGCATGGGTCAGATCGCCAAGAAAGTAGGCGCTTACTTCATGGTGGACATGGCTCACTACGCCGGCCTGGTGGCCGCGGGCCTGTACCCGAACCCGGTGCCGCACGCCGACTTCGTGACCTCCACCACCCACAAGACCCTGCGCGGCCCGCGCGGCGGCATCATCCTGGCCCGCGCGGAGTTCGAGAAGAGCATCAACAGCAATGTGTTCCCGACGCTGCAAGGCGGCCCGCTGGAGCATGTGATCGCCGCCAAGGCCGTCGCCTTCAAGGAAGCGCTGCAGCCGGAATTCAAGGCGTATCAGGAACAAGTGATCAAGAACGCCGCCATCATGGCCAAGACCCTGGCCGAGCGCGGCCTGCGCATCGTGTCCGGCCGCACCGAGAGCCACGTGTTCCTGGTCGACCTGCGCGCCAAGGGCCTGACCGGCAAGCAAGCCGACTCGCTGCTGGGCCGCGCCCACATCACGGTCAACAAGAACGCCATCCCGAACGATCCGGAAACCCCGTTCGTCACCTCCGGCATCCGCATCGGCTCCCCGGCCATCACCACCCGCGGCTTCAAGGAAGCCGAGGCCATCGAAGTGGCGAATCTGGTCGCCGACGTGCTGGACAACCCGAACGACGACGCGTTGATCGCCCGCGTTGCCGAGAAGGCCACCGCGCTGTGCCACCGTTTCCCGGTGTACGCCAAGTAAGCGCCGCGCTATTCGGTTGCAAGCAAGCCGCCCCTTGACGGGCGGCTTTTTTCATGGCTTCGATGTATTGGCTGGCCTTTGCTGATAACATTCGCTTATTGCAACTCTCAGGATTTTTGTCATGAAATGCGCGTTCTGCGGCAACCCGGACACTCAGGTGATCGACTCCCGCGTCAGCGAGGACGGCAGCAGCATCCGCCGGCGGCGGCGCTGCCCGGCCTGCGACAAGCGTTTCACGACCTTTGAAACCGCCGACGTGCGCATGCCGCAGGTGGTGAAGGCGGCCGGACATCGCTCCGAGTTCGACATCGAGAAAGTGCGCACCAGTTTTCTGCGGGCGCTGCACAAGCGGCCGGTGTCCACCACCCTGGTGGACGAGGCGATAGACCGCATCTGCCACAAGCTGCTGCAGCTGGGCGAGCGCGAGGTGAGCAGCCGCCAGATAGGCGAGATGGTGATGAATGAACTGGCGCGGCTGGACAAGGTGGCCTATGTCCGTTTTGCCTCGGTTTACCGCAGTTTTCAGGATATTTCCGAATTTACCGATGCGATCGAGGAAATCCAGAAGTCATCGCATTGACAGTCTTGGCGGTGGTTGATACATATGTTTAATCTATTTGTCATTTTGGATTGAGCCATGACTGCCGCCACTCTCGAAGCTATTGCCCTGCTGCCGCCCGATGTCATCCACGCCGAGCGGCTGTTTGCCTTGATTGACGAAAGCCGCGCCAGCCTGCGCGCCTGGCTGCCCTGGGTGGACGCCACGCAAACCGTGGAAGACAGCCGGCAATTCCTGGCCGGCGTCGCCGAAGGCGCGCGCAACGGCGGCGGCTGCGCTTGCCGGCTGATCGAGCTGGACGGCGAACTGGCCGGCTGCATAGACATCCACGGCATCAGCGCGCTGAATGATTCAGGCCTGCTGGGCTATTGGCTGGCGGACCGTTTCGTCGGCCGCGGCGCGATGAGCGGCGCGGTGGCGCGGATGCTGGACCTTGGCTTTGGCGAGCTGGGATTGAACCGCCTGGTCATTCTGGCGGGCATGGACAATGCGCGCAGCCGCGCGGTGGCGGAGCGCTTGGGCTTTGCCCTCGAAGGCGTGCGGCGCGACGGGCTCCGTCTGCATGGCGACTATCACGATGCTTGCCAGTACAGCATGCTGGCGCGGGAGTGGAGGGCGCGGCGATGAGCGAGGTGAGCATTCGTCCGGCCGTGCCGGAGCGCGACGCCGCGGCGGTCTACGCTCTGATCGACCGCTATCGCGCCACCTTGGCGCAATGGATGGCCGGCATCGTCAAGCCGCAATCGGCGGCTGATACCGAGGCTTTTCTGCGGCTGCAGGCCCAGGGGAACGAAGAAGGCCGCTGCGCGCATAGGCTGATTCTTGTCGATGGCGAAATCGCCGGCAGCTGCTCGCTGCATGGCGTCAGCCAGGCGCATCGCTCCGCTCGCGTCGGCTATTGGCTGGCTGACCATCACGTCGGGCGCGGGGTGATGCGGCGGGCGATGGAGCAATTGCTGGAGCACGCCTTCCACGAAATGGGCTTGCATAGGGTGGAGCTGGGCTGCGCGCCGGAAAACATCCGCAGCTGCAAGGTGGCGGAAAGCCTGGGCTTTCGGCTGGAGGGCGAGCTGCGCGACGCGCAGTGGCTGAACGGGCGCTTCTGGAATATGCGTTGTTACGGCCTGTTGGCCGAGGAATGGAAAAAGCGGGAATGATGGAATACAGCGCCGACGACTATGTGTTCATGCAGCGCGCGCTGCGCCTGGCCGAGGGGGCGACGCGGCGCGCCGCGCCCAATCCCGGCGTGGGCTGCGTGTTGGTGCGCGACGGCGCGGTCATAGGCGAGGGCGCGACCCTGGCCGTCGGCTCCGATCACGCGGAAATCCAGGCGATCAAGGACTGCCTGGCGCGCGGCGACAGTCCGCGCGGCGCCACCGCCTATGTCACCCTGGAACCGTGCAGCCATCACGGCCGCACGCCCCCCTGCGCCGAGCGTTTGATCAAGGAAGGCATAAGCCGCGTGGCGGCGGCCATGGTCGACCCTTATCATGAGGTGGCCGGGCGCGGCATCGCCATGCTGCGGGCGGCGGGCATAGACGCAACCGCCGGCTTGATGGAGGCGGAGGCTCGCCGCGTGCATCGCGGCTTCCTGTCGCGCGTGGAGCGCGGCCGGCCCTGGGTGACGCTGAAGGCCGCCGCCACGCTGGACGGCAAGACCGCGCTGCTCAACGGCGTGAGCAAGTGGATCACCGGGCCGCAGGCGCGGCTGGACGTGCAGCGGCTGCGCGCCGCGCATTGCGCCATCCTCACCGGCAGCGGCACGGTGCTGGCCGATGATCCGCAGCTGACGGTGCGCGACTTCCCCGTGGCGGTGCAACCCTGGCGCGTGGTGCTGGACGGCGATCTGCGCGCCGATCCGGCCAGCCGCGTTTATCAGGGCGGGCGCGCTTTATTGGCCACTTGCGTGGCGGACGAGGCGCGGCTGGAACCGTTCCGCGCGCGCGGAGTGGAGGCGCTGGTGGTTGGGCGTCGAGACGGCAAGGCGGACCTGGCGGACTTGTTGACGCAGCTGGCGGGCCGCGGCGTCAATGAATTGATGATAGAGGCGGGCGCCGGACTGAACGGCGCCCTGCTGCGTGCCGGGCTGGTGGACGAGATCGTGCTGTACTTGGCGCCGTCGCTGGCCGGCGATGCGGCGCGCGGACTGTTCGCCTGGCCTGCGCTGGAAAGTCTGACGGACAAGATCAGGCTGGACATCGCCGACGCGCGCAAGGTGGGGGCGGATCTGCGGCTGAGTCTGCGTCCGCAGCCTGCGGCATAGGGGCGGTTAAGGCTTGCCGCGCGGTGGCGCGCTCGGGCGAATCGCGGCGTGCCGCCTTGCATGCTCTGCCCGCGCGGGACCCCGATGAGTCGGCGCGAAACGCGCCCGATCCTGCGGGGGCGGCATAGCTCAAGCGCGATCCGCTCGCCAAACGTCAACCGCCCCTAGGGGTCATGGTCATCATATCGGCGCGCGCCGCGTTATATGCTGTAGGTGAGGCGCAAGGCAATGAGGAGACAAAGTGGCGGCGTTGACGGAGGCATTGACGGCCTATCTGCATTTGATCGAAAAGCTGGGCGCCGCGCCGGAGGTGGTCTCGGCCAGACGCCAGCTGTTGCAGCGGCTGCTGGACAGCCTGGCGGGCCGGCGCCGCGACGTCGACAGCTACCATGCCGGCGTGGATGCCTTCGTGGCGGCATGCCCAGTCGAGGAAAAGCTGCTGGCCGTGACCTGCGCGCGCGAGTTCTTTTATTTTTGGCTGGATGACATGAAGAAGGTGATGGAGATCACCGCCGGTGCCAGCTTCACCATCCGCAACCTTGCCATGCCCCTGCTGGGCTCGCTGGATGCCTTGCAGCAGCTGATGCGGCGCATGGATTTCAACCATTTCCCGCCTTCGCTCGACCTTTACCTGGGCAAGCTGTTTGAGGACGGCATGGCCGAGGAGGAGATAGACCGCCGCCGGCGCCTGCTGCAAGTCCTTTTGTTCTTGCTGGACCCGCATCCCTGTGACGCCAATAGCTACCGCATGGCCGTAGACGCCCTGTTGCTGCACCTGGCGACGCCGGAAGAAGGGGATGCCCTGCGCCTGCTGGTGCGTGAATACTATCCCTACTGGCAGTCCTTTCCCTTTGCGCACAAGCGGGTGGCACCGGCCAAACTACAGAATGATCAAAACTCATGATTGGCTTGATGGTTTTGTATCTTCTGCTTGATTTTACTTTGCGATCCAGGGAGATGCGGCGCGCTTGACCATCAGCTAATGGCATGTGAGCATGCCGTGAACGCCATGCTACAAGGGAGAGCGCCATGTCTAATCAAAAGGCCTATCAGAGCCTGAGCCAAACCTTTCAACGCCTGCATCGCTTTGGCCATCTTGGCGCCATTGCCAGCTGGGACCAGGCGGCGATGATGCCGCCCAAGGGCAATGAGGCCCGCGCCGCGGCCCAGGCCGAGCTGCAAGTGTTGATGCACCAGCTGATCACCGCGCCGGAGTTGAAAGCGCAGCTGCAAGCGGCAGAGCAGGAAGCGCTGAGCGAGCAGGAACGCGCCAACCTGCGCGAGATGCGCCGCGAATGGGCGCAGGCCAATCTGCTGCCGGCGGAGCTGGTGGAGGCCAAGGCCCTGGCCGCCGCGCGTTGCGAGCATGCCTGGCGCGACCAACGCAAGAACAATGATTGGCAGGGCTTCTTGCCCAATTTCCGCGAAGTGCTGCGGCTGGCGCGCGAGGAAGCCAAGCTGCTGGCGGAGGCGAACGGCGTCAGCCGCTACGACGCGCTGCTGGACAAGTACGAGCCCGGCATGCAAAGCGCCGACATCGCGCGCATCTTCGATGACGTCAAGTCCTGGCTGCCCGGCCTGATCGCACAAGTGCGCGCCAAGCAGGCCGGCGAAATGGTGATCCAGCCGGAGGGTCCGTTCCCGGTGGAGAAGCAGCGCGATCTGGGACTGGAAGTGATGGGGCTGTTGGGCTTCGATTTCGACGCCGGCCGGCTGGACGTCAGCAATCACCCATTCTGCGGCGGCGTGCCGGAGGATGTCCGCATCACCACCCGCTATCGCGAAGACGATTTTGTGCAAAGCCTGATGGGCATCATCCACGAGACCGGCCATGCGCGCTATGAACAGGGGCTGCCGCCCGCCTGGCTGGAGCAGCCGATGGGCCGCGCGCGCTCCATGGGCATCCATGAAAGCCAGAGCCTGTCGTTCGAGATGCAGCTGGGCCGCAGCCGCGGCTTCCTGCAGCTGATCGCGCCGCTGATTCGCCGCCGCTTCGGCGATCAGCCTGCCTTTGCCGCCGACAATCTGGCGCGACTGTATACCCGGGTCCAGCCGGGCTATATCCGCGTCGATGCGGACGAATTATGCTACCCGGCCCACGTGATCCTGCGCTTCGAGATCGAGCGCGCGCTGATCAATGGCGAGATCGAGGCGGAGGACGTGCCGGCGCTGTGGGATGAGAAGATGATGGCCTATCTGGGCATGGATACCCGCGGCAACTACCGCGACGGCTGCCTGCAGGATATTCACTGGACGGATACCTTCGGCTATTTCCCCAGCTACACCTTGGGCGCGATGTACGCGGCGCAGTATTTCGCGGTGCTGCGCCAGCAAGAGCCGGGATTGGACGAGCGCATCGCGGCGGGCGACCTGTCGCCGGTGTTCGATTGGCTGAGCGCCAATATCTGGACCCAGGGCAGCCAGTGGAGCACGGACGAACTGGTGCGCCGCGCCACTGGCGAAGCGCTGAATCCGGCGCATTATCGCGCTCACTTGGAGGCGCGCTACCTGGGCTAAGACCCGCGAAGCCCAGCCCGGATCCTGCTGTGCGTCTCCTTGGCCGT harbors:
- the ribD gene encoding bifunctional diaminohydroxyphosphoribosylaminopyrimidine deaminase/5-amino-6-(5-phosphoribosylamino)uracil reductase RibD; translated protein: MMEYSADDYVFMQRALRLAEGATRRAAPNPGVGCVLVRDGAVIGEGATLAVGSDHAEIQAIKDCLARGDSPRGATAYVTLEPCSHHGRTPPCAERLIKEGISRVAAAMVDPYHEVAGRGIAMLRAAGIDATAGLMEAEARRVHRGFLSRVERGRPWVTLKAAATLDGKTALLNGVSKWITGPQARLDVQRLRAAHCAILTGSGTVLADDPQLTVRDFPVAVQPWRVVLDGDLRADPASRVYQGGRALLATCVADEARLEPFRARGVEALVVGRRDGKADLADLLTQLAGRGVNELMIEAGAGLNGALLRAGLVDEIVLYLAPSLAGDAARGLFAWPALESLTDKIRLDIADARKVGADLRLSLRPQPAA
- the glyA gene encoding serine hydroxymethyltransferase, with product MFAADQTIAKFDPELAAAIAAECQRQEDHIELIASENYTSPAVMEAQGSQLTNKYAEGYPGKRFYGGCEHVDVVEQLAIDRVKQLFGAEYANVQPHSGSQANQAVYFSILKPGDTVMGMNLGHGGHLTHGSPANLSGKMFNIVAYGLNDKEEIDYDDMERVAMETKPKLIIGGASAYALRFDFERMGQIAKKVGAYFMVDMAHYAGLVAAGLYPNPVPHADFVTSTTHKTLRGPRGGIILARAEFEKSINSNVFPTLQGGPLEHVIAAKAVAFKEALQPEFKAYQEQVIKNAAIMAKTLAERGLRIVSGRTESHVFLVDLRAKGLTGKQADSLLGRAHITVNKNAIPNDPETPFVTSGIRIGSPAITTRGFKEAEAIEVANLVADVLDNPNDDALIARVAEKATALCHRFPVYAK
- the nrdR gene encoding transcriptional regulator NrdR, with amino-acid sequence MKCAFCGNPDTQVIDSRVSEDGSSIRRRRRCPACDKRFTTFETADVRMPQVVKAAGHRSEFDIEKVRTSFLRALHKRPVSTTLVDEAIDRICHKLLQLGEREVSSRQIGEMVMNELARLDKVAYVRFASVYRSFQDISEFTDAIEEIQKSSH
- a CDS encoding carboxypeptidase M32 — translated: MSNQKAYQSLSQTFQRLHRFGHLGAIASWDQAAMMPPKGNEARAAAQAELQVLMHQLITAPELKAQLQAAEQEALSEQERANLREMRREWAQANLLPAELVEAKALAAARCEHAWRDQRKNNDWQGFLPNFREVLRLAREEAKLLAEANGVSRYDALLDKYEPGMQSADIARIFDDVKSWLPGLIAQVRAKQAGEMVIQPEGPFPVEKQRDLGLEVMGLLGFDFDAGRLDVSNHPFCGGVPEDVRITTRYREDDFVQSLMGIIHETGHARYEQGLPPAWLEQPMGRARSMGIHESQSLSFEMQLGRSRGFLQLIAPLIRRRFGDQPAFAADNLARLYTRVQPGYIRVDADELCYPAHVILRFEIERALINGEIEAEDVPALWDEKMMAYLGMDTRGNYRDGCLQDIHWTDTFGYFPSYTLGAMYAAQYFAVLRQQEPGLDERIAAGDLSPVFDWLSANIWTQGSQWSTDELVRRATGEALNPAHYRAHLEARYLG
- a CDS encoding GNAT family N-acetyltransferase yields the protein MTAATLEAIALLPPDVIHAERLFALIDESRASLRAWLPWVDATQTVEDSRQFLAGVAEGARNGGGCACRLIELDGELAGCIDIHGISALNDSGLLGYWLADRFVGRGAMSGAVARMLDLGFGELGLNRLVILAGMDNARSRAVAERLGFALEGVRRDGLRLHGDYHDACQYSMLAREWRARR
- a CDS encoding GNAT family N-acetyltransferase; amino-acid sequence: MSEVSIRPAVPERDAAAVYALIDRYRATLAQWMAGIVKPQSAADTEAFLRLQAQGNEEGRCAHRLILVDGEIAGSCSLHGVSQAHRSARVGYWLADHHVGRGVMRRAMEQLLEHAFHEMGLHRVELGCAPENIRSCKVAESLGFRLEGELRDAQWLNGRFWNMRCYGLLAEEWKKRE